GTAGATATTAACATTAAAAACATTATGATATTTCATAATAAATAAGGAACGAATAGGGGTGGGAGGGTAGTTggggataaaatagaaaaaaatttaaattgaaagTGATTAATGAAATAAGTAGTATCGTAAATAGTGTcaagaatatttatattttagtctaagattcaaaatctaaaaataattatattttgtaaccgAGGGAGTACCTATCGGTACTTATACTTCAGAACGGAGTTACTCcattcgtttcataatgtaagatgtttgacttttctgtttgtaatgtttaaccatttgtcttattcaatgaataatggaaatatcatttattttgcctgTGACTTacattattatcaaaaaaaactttaagcatggcttgtcatcttttatatttatactaaatttttgaataagacgaatggtcaaaggttgcaataaaaaaaatcaaacatcttacattatgaaacggagctagtagtaattaattaaggctAAGGATAGTTGAATTAGATGAAGCGTATGTTTGAAGGAGCTTTCGATTCTAAGAAGCAGTTGTTTGGTAGTcggcttctgagaatctaaaaataactatGAAACTTAGTTTCTGGCTTCTTAGTTTACTTTCCAGAATCTGCAACTACAAAATCGAAGCTGTGAACCGATTAGGAAAAGATTCTGACAGTCAGCGTTGgtaaaaaactaaaagctccccaaacaggagGCCCGAGGTCTAGCGTAGTAGGTGCGCAAACAGTGTAAGTACGTTGGAGCGGTAGAGTGTAGGGTAGCTTTCCTAGAGAGACGAGGTAGTAGCTGAGAGCGAGAGAATTAAGCAGAGAGAGACCATTCCCCTCGTCATCTCCTCATCTTCAAGTCACCGATCGATCGCCTCGGCTGGCAAAGCTAGCTGGAGCGGAGTAGCTAGGGCCGGATGGGGCGGGGCCGCAGTACTTGGCCGGCCGATTCCCAGCTGTACCCGTGCCGGGGTGCCGACACCACCACCCGTCCACTCGATCCGTCGCCCCGGCCGGCCGCTGCCGCATGCGTCGCCGTACGTCGTACGTGCTGCGCCACTGATCCGGCCGGTCGACTCAGCTGACAGATCgatagagctagctagctttggcCGACCGGGAGTGCTCGTGATCGAGCTCGATCGCGAGCGATCTGGTGTTATATAAGGGCGACGAGTGTGGTGGTCGGGCTATCTATCTCGGTGGTGGTGCAAGtgcggcgcggccggccgggGAAAGAAATTAATCCTGGCCGGGGAGGGAGCTTAAttggcggcgcgcggcggcgagaggtagGAGACGGACATGAGCCGGGGGAGAGGGGACCCGCTGGTGCTGGGGAGGGTGGTGGGCGACGTGGTGGACCCGTTCGTGAGGAGGGTGGCGCTGCGGGTGGTGTACGGCGCGCGGGAGGTGACCAACGGGTGCGAGCTCAGGtcgtccgccgtcgccgaccagccccgcgtcgccgtcggcggcccCGACATGCGCACCTTCTACACCCTGGTACGtaccgctcgccgccgccgccggcagagCATGCAGCATCTCTCTCATCACCCTAAACCCTAGATGGTATTCCACCAGTTATTCTATCTTATCCTCTATTCTAAAAATGGaggatgaaagataaaattgagctccagcagaataTCCATCtgattctctatttttagatggcaTTCGTATTTGAAGAGATAAAGTCTATATAGATGTCTTTCCATAATCTAAAGAAATacagatgatctgctggagtacataGAGATATATAGaggataaaactgttttagataattatcaaaatgaaaatatgattAACCAAATTAAAATGATCGGTTCGGATGcgctatctatctatctcaGGTGATGGTGGATCCGGACGCGCCGAGCCCCAGCGACCCCAACCTCAGGGAGTACCTGCACTGGTGAGTCAGCAGCATGCACCTAGCTGTAGCTGATTCACTTCACTTCATCACTTCAGCttcagctcgatcgatcgctagCCAGAGACTTGCAGTTACCAGCTCATATGAGAGTTGATCTCTGATGCTTTcaagagaaaaaggagaaaaaaaaacaataaggaTCACACATTTCTCTGTGCATATACCGATCGATCCAGCACTGTTCGTTTGATTGGGccttctagctagctaattttCCCTGAGTTAACACTCATATCTCACGATCTGGATTAATTGACTCAAATAGGatttatacatgcaaattgggTTATAACACAGGAACTTTGAGTAGATCTTAAATATGCCTAATAACCTGACTGATTATACCTGATTACAAAAGCAACACCAAATCTATCTACATTCAACATTTTATTCAGTAATAGTTCCATGGAATGTCAAGTAATGttagaaaatgatttttttaaagtacacTTTCATAACTGTGAGTCGTCCGTTACTTTATATGCAACggatctgtttttttatattagtgtAGTACAAACTTTATAGGGGTAAAAttagaattaaattatataacattgtaataaattactaagtatatcttatcaaagttttaaataaaagatttaatatacttataaaatatatggttagatttaaattttactatactACTACCCTTCCTACCAAAGATACCGTATAAACTTTTAAGTGCAGTATAGCTTTTATGCCTAAAAGATCAGTATTTTTTCTGAATCATTTCATTAAATACATTATAGGATTATCAGTAAAATACCGTTACATATAAAGAATCTggtcatataaaaatatgaaaacaatttTCTTACCTACAGTGTGTGCATGAAAAGGAAATGTATGGATAGGTAGAGAATATGTGTACTGTGCATCCATGCAGATATAGCAGATATTTTCTCTGTccttaaatataagaaattttaggAATAATTCTGGACAATCATTTATCCATATTCATCAATTTTACGACAAAGATATAATTTTACTCTATCCATTAATCTAAAAGGGAGGCATTTGATTCAAATTTTCCCACACCACACATGTGGAGCCTCAAATCTTTTGCCCAGCAAAATGTgcttatttattaatttttatataaaaaagaggtTTCTGTCTAGTTATTTTGTGAGGCATTATATGTCCCCCCAAATGTGGGTattatatgaaatttactcaagaATAGAACATTTGGGCTTaaatacatacacacacacacaaacaagTTAATTTTCCCTTCCTAGCTAGCTTAGTACAACTAAAGCTTGGTATAGTCCAGGATAATAATATCTTGGAAAATATAGTCCATCGAGGGGTCCCAAATACGTGGacactacatgcatgccaAAAGGATTGGATCGATATAAAACGCTGATGCAAAATTTGTACCTCAAATTATATAGGAGCTGATAAACGATTTGGATAAAAAAGCATGGTGAAAATTAAAGTagttatatatgaaattgGACAAcgtacatattttaattttcttgataaatttattagaaaaaaattgcaatgaagtaaaaaacacaagaaagtAACAGAAATTGAGGAGGATGCTAGACAATATATTCATCTGTATGTCCATGTTAGAACTTGCGGTATTGTTTGATAGTAGTATGTATTTTTGAATGATTGCATACGATTAATGTGCTACCCTGCACACGGTTGTGGGAATACGAATAAAATTGATATAAGAAAAATTGCTGCGACAAAATTAGGTGACAGAAGGTTGTAATTTATTAAGAAAACTTTACATGATGTCGATATTATCCACGATTATTGGTCTGTTTTGTGGTTAAAATAGAATAAGGTGATAtagcatattttcttttgaatagAACGTTGAGGACGTGAGGACCATggatgtgttcttttttagcttttagataaaaaatgaaagattatctaattttcttatagttatttaatagtgtaaacaataaaattagctgttacaaagttaaaatcaattttagaaagatagatgatgaacttctatatagaaaattttgcaaaaaaaacaccgtttagtaatttgggaagcgtgtgtgcaaaaatcaagaaaaaagtcTAGGAAAAGTCCAGGTTAAAGAACGCAGCCCATATCATAGCGTTTGGCTAGTAATGTCCTTTCGatgtgatttgttttggaaGATTCAAGCATGTATTCATTAAGAAAAACTATGTTCAAAACTGAGTGCATTGTAGTGTTAGTGACATCCTAAAGCTAaggggatttttttcatgcaaaTGTATGTCCAGAAAGAAGGGATTAGAGGTGATATACATGTAGAAAATAGGGGAAATTGTAAGTATATGGTAAGATGGAAAAGATCACACTAAAACACAAAATGATGAAatatgaattgattattaaCCGATTCTTCATTGAGAGCCCCTGGCTGATTTTATCAGTGGATTCTGCATTGAGAAGTCTGAATTGTAAGCAAATCAAACATATGGACTATCCTATATATAGGGATGCATGGCTTCTTAATTCTTCGTCAAGTATA
This is a stretch of genomic DNA from Oryza brachyantha chromosome 1, ObraRS2, whole genome shotgun sequence. It encodes these proteins:
- the LOC102713700 gene encoding protein RICE FLOWERING LOCUS T 1-like — protein: MSRGRGDPLVLGRVVGDVVDPFVRRVALRVVYGAREVTNGCELRSSAVADQPRVAVGGPDMRTFYTLVMVDPDAPSPSDPNLREYLHWLVTDIPATTGVSFGTEVVCYESPRPVLGIHRLVFLLFEQLGRQTVYAPGWRQNFSTRDFAELYNLGLPTAAVYFNCQRESGTGGRRM